The nucleotide window tgttgAATTTGAGCAGCTgaacttgggctttgtcactaatgcagtggagttcaTGATAGAACCCacactggagcaagaaatacaCAAGGGTCAGTTACAGGATAAGAGGTTAGAGGAAATCacggagaacatagtgattggtaaggcaccaggtttcagtatggatgataatggaactctatggtttgggaaaagactatgtgtgcctaagAATAAGGCTATATGGGATGCAATTCtacatgaggcacatgagtctgcttactctatacaCCCCGggagtactaagatgtatttggatctgaaggagaagtattggtggtatggacttaagagggatgtggctgaatatgttgctttatgtgatacatgtcagagagtcaaagttgaacatcaaagacctataggATTATACAactaatgaagatacctgagtggaagtgggaagaagttggtacggattttattgttgggttaccacgcactcagagaggttatgattcaatatgggtgatagtggatcagttaactaaagttgctcactttatactagTCAAGACTCATTATAAAGGACCAAAGttggcccaattatatatggagaggatagtgtgtctacatggagttcccaagaaaattatgtctgatcgaggtactcaatttacgtCTCATTTTTTGCaacaagtacatagttcgttgggaacaaagttgaattttagtacaacatatcatcctcagacagatggacaaactgagaggattaatcagatattagaggacatgttgagagcttgtgcattgtagTATAGTACAAGTTAGGACAAGagcttgccttatgcagagtttttatataacaactgttatcagaagagtctcaatatggcacctttcgaggctttgtatagacaaaagtgtagaaccccattgttttggaatcaaatgggagaaactcaagtgttcggactggatgttttaaaagacacagaagaacaagtgaggatgattagggataacttgagaATAGCACAGTCTCGACataagagttatgctgacactcggaGGAGATAATTGGTTTATGAAGTCAGagattatgtttacctaaaggtaccacctatgagaagtgtgagaaggtttaatatgaaaggaaagttagcaccaaggtatattgggcctttcaagattttagagagacgtggtgaagtagcttatcagttgaaattgtttgagagtttgttaggtgtacatgatgtgttccatgtatcttaattaaagaagtgtctgcgTGTACCCaaggagcagataccattagaggaacttatagttaaggaagatctcacttataAGGAATTTCCGATAAAGATTTTAGAGATAGCAGAAATGGTGACAAGGAGCCaggttataaagatgtgtaaggttcagtggaatcggtatataaaagatgaggctacttgaaaaagagaagaggatctaaggaaAATATACCCatagctttttgagtaagcatcatccgaatctcaaggacgagattcattttaagggggtagaattgtaacaccctaaaatttgcatgattgttaaataggagaaaatgatttagtTATGCATTTAGTGAgaatttaaatttaggaaaataataacttggttaaaaataaaatcaaatataggtctacatacatgtatgtgcatccatgctgctgcatatttattttttgatgctttggtttgattggaatttgcaaaagaatttgaatttgaatttaaattggatttgaaattgtgttaagaaaatagaaaatgagttttatttttttttgtctctCCCTTCCTCAATTTCAGCCAGAGCAGCCCAGCTCGGCCTAGCTTCCTACGCGGCCCGCTTTCCTTCGCGCAGTCTGCTCTGTCTCCAAAGCGGCCCAGCAGGCTGGCCCAGCATCGTGCCCGCGCCGTTCCTCTCCCACGCCCTATGACACCGATggcctagccccacatgtcagccatgTTGTCTTCCATCTCGCGATTGTTTCCATGTCAGACACGACCGCCGCGGCTGAGTCGGAGTCCGCGCCACCCATGGATTCTCCCTTGCCTTGCGTTCCAAGTTGTTCCcgccccataaatagcgccctTGTGTTGCGCCGCCCTCATCTAGCCTTAAAGCGTTAGCCGCCACCCTTGCATTGCGCCAGTCACCGCAAACCTAGCACCGCCACCATCACCGCCCGCCTCACCGAGCACCACGCCGCTCCCATTCGCTTCATGCCGCGGTAAGATACTTAGTCGAGTTCGCCTTGATCTCCTCTATCTCCCGGTGCCCTTGGCTTGCTATTTCATGGTCCGTAGACCGTATTCCATGAGCGCCGCCCGTCTCCGGCCATGGCGTCGCCATCGAAGCTCGCTGCCGGCCTCGCCATCTGCTCTCTCTGGTTTATCTCCAACCGTccgatccaaaatcaagggccAAGATTAGAACCTACCCCTTCGCCTGTcgttttgcaaaaaggcccttataattaGTTGGATCTTAATCCGTCGTCCCTGTAtttattctaaagagcccctTCCTTTTCTTTAAATTGTATCCGCAGTCCTTAGGCAGATTTAAAATCGGGTTTTAATTATTTTAAGTTTGGAaattaagtttcatctatttacaaaactgccactaccttctgtaggccataaaatcttcgttttaactccgatttgatccattcaacttgcattaggttcataattccataatctacatgttcatactactgttaggtttgtttttagattttaaaatttgaggttaaatttaatctattattttattaaaggaaaccttatttaattcataacttcttcgttttagctccgaattttgtgatcttcgcgtctgtgtgatcttagcgagacatagattcgttttacaaacttttcatctagaTTTTAtactgattggtgtactgttctaatctatagcttttgtttgctatgcatgattgcttatggatgcttgtatgttgctatgattatcgagtatagacggtgagcaattagtgggtgatcaagagtactactttgacgagcaggatcaacaggagcactttgttcaaggcaagtatagcatgggatcatccttgtttcctatcaactttaatacatttaattcatgttgcatgtgtcaccttgatagggattccctagaattgaacttataccttgtctcctatgggatatgcattgggtagctttgcacTTAAACcacgatcttgtaacttgactaaatgtatatgcaataaacattaaaatatgactttattagtaacttggaaatagggggttggagtatttagctactttctaaatgcttcagattcctctccctaaggacttatctataagcgaacatccgggacttacagtacaactatgagggctacattgCTCTagttttagctcagtatgaggaccttttctagcttgttagaggtcacctttattggcataagaatggcttgccgaatcgggtataggattgcctctactcttatgtgtatggccgtgatggaattgtgccattcgacaggggggttcctatatctgtttgccgagtgaatctaatggccctaacttgttagacgaaccttttaAAGGCTTCATTccgacccctgcctgctcaccttggaagtattttgggagtaattaacccgggcatatgggtatcacgactcacagtgaaagtgtacaacctctacagagtgtaaaactagtatatcagccgtgcttatggtaacgagcggccttggacccttatggaatagatgatcactaagaattgtctgtttatgctattcgttattcatgtttacattgatcatgtgttttactttggtattgaaacaacttgttgctactcttatgctaaaattgaaacaactaaaagatgaaagctgttaaacctatgtcaagccttttgagcctcatgaaccccatgttacacttgttgagtacgacacgtacttacgcttgtttattttcattgtttgaaaaaaaatccggatgggtaacagatggctatggtaatgaggACTTtcttgaggattactagacttgtggtcaaacagttgacgtccctgcgatatggagcttccgtgagagatttttctttatacttccgctatatttatgtgaagactatgtcttatcattcgtgatgtaataaacacttgtgatgatactatttataatttgttggcttatgtgtgtgaatgatctctgggtgcacataagattatgcatcttattttatccttaaaattaggtgtgacaaTATGGTTATGAAAATTTAGGATCATTATTATACATATGTTTCAAACTTTCAAGACCCAAAACCTTTACCTTAACTTTGTTCAACAACACACTCTTTCGAGACAAAGAATCGGCAACAACATTGTCCTTACCTTGCTTATATTTCACAATGTATGGAAATGTTTCGATGAACTCAACCCATTTGGCATGGCGATGGTTCAGCTTACCTTGACCTTTCAAGTACTTCAAAGCTTCATTATCAGAATGGATAACAAACTCTTTTGGCCATAACACCaaagcatacaattctttatcatacataGAATAATTCAATTTAGCACCTCCCAGTTTTTCACTAAAATATGCTACTGGCTTACCTTACTGCATTAAAACTCCTAtcccaattccactagcatcacattctacttCAAAAGTTTTAGTGAAATCAGGAAGAACAAGTACAGGTGCTTTAGTCAAACGTTTCTTTAATTCTTGAAAAGCATTTTCTTGTGAGTTTCCCCATTTAAAATCAACCCCTTCCTAGTCAATTCATTCAAAGGAGCAGCGATGGTACTGAAATCTCTCACAAACCTTCTATAAAAACCAGCAAGGCCATGAAAACTTCTTACTTGACTTACATTCATAGGAGTTGGTCAATCCTTGATGGCTTTCACCTTGGTTTCATCCACTTCTATTCCTTTTCCTAAAACAACAAAGCCAAGAAACACAACGTGGTCTGTGCAAAAACTGCACTTCTCAAGATTAGCAAATAATTTCTCCTTTCAAAGCTCATCCAAAACTTGACGATTGTGATTAACATgctcatcaaaagacttgttgtaaattaagatatcatcaaagtagacaacaacaaattttccaatgaaagctCTCAAGACatggttcattaatctcatgaaagtactaggagcattagtcaaaccaaatggcataactaaccattcatacagcctaaattttgttttaaatgtaGCTTTCCATTCGTCCCCCGTGTTCATTCTTATTTGGTGATACCCACTTCTCAAATCATTTTTAGTGAATATTATggaaccactcaattcatcaagcatgtcatctaaTCGTGGAATAGGATGACAATAGTGAACAGTGATGTTATTtatagctctacaatcaacacacatcctccaagaACCACCTTTCTTAGGTACTAAGATCACAGGAACAGCACAAAGACTTAAACTTTCACGAACAAAACCTTTATCAAGAAGTTCTTGTACTTGCCTTTGTATCTCCTTGTTTCTTCAGGATTGGTTTGGTACGGTGGGCGGTTAGGGAGTGCAGACCCTGGAATGAGATCAATTTGATGCTCAATACCACGGATTGGAGGTAGTCTAGCCGTTGTTTCTTTTGGAAAAAACATCTCCATAGTCCTTCAAAAGATGAGACACAACACTAGGAAGAGAGGTGATGTTGTTAGCTGAAATTAAAATGTCTTTGCACACAAGTACAAAGAGCACTTGATCTAGGTTGTTCCTCACTTTTCTTAGCTCAAATTTTGTGGCTAGCATAACTAGAtgtcctccctctcctctcttttttttctctcaaatttgGCTTGTGGCTCTCACTCACCGAGTTGTGGATGGAACTCATTTTCTTTTGCTCTTCTCCTCCTTTACTCACTGGACCAATTTCAGATTTCTTTTGTAAGTGCTCAGCCATGATTTGTTGAGGTGTCATAGGCTTGAGTACAAACTTCTTACCTTTCAAATCTAGTGTGTATTGATTTGTTCTCCCACAATATTGAGTATATCGATCATATTGCTAAGGTCTTCCGAGCAGCAAGTGACACATAGACATAGGTGCCACATCGCACTCAATGGTGTCAACATATTCACCAATCTTGAATGGAACTTTCACCTTATATCCAATCTTAATATCTCCTGAATCATTCAGCCAATGGACATGATATGGATGAGGATGTCGCTGCAGCTTCAAACCAAGCTTATCAACCATCTCACGACTAGCAAGATTATGGCAGCTCCCGCCATCAATAATCGCCTTCACTACTTTATCTTGCACTTTTGCTCTGGTTTGAAAAAGATTATGTCGCTGTCCAATTTCATCTTCTTTCATTTGGACACTCAAGATTTGTGCTACAACAAGAGCAGCACCATGCGCAAACTCACATCTAGTATGTTCCTCATCTTCATGGGCTtcttcaacatactcttcctcaacTTCCTCTTCACTAGCTGAATCATATTCTCCATTATCATTCACAATGATCACACGATTATTTGGACACTCCTTTATTACATGTCCACGGcctccacatttgaagcactgaATCCCACTACTTTTGGATGTAGAACCCACTGAAGTAGAGGTGGATGCTGCTGGTTTAGAACTCATGCTTGGGGTAGCAGCATCTTCCCACTAAAAACACCTTGAACATTAGAACAGAAGCCTCCACTTGAGCTCTTTGCCATTGAGGGTGCAGCAGAAAACTTAGAGATTGACTTGCTTCCTCCAGATGCAGTCCTCATACCATATGACAACGGCTTGCTGCTCTTGGCATCTTGCTGTAGTTAGCGTTCAGCTTTGGTGGCTTGATGTACCAAATCAATAAGAGGTCGGTACGGCAGAAACTCTGCAATGCGCTGAATATTGCGATGTAATCCTACCATGAAACATGCAATAGTTTGCTCTTCATCTTCATACACATTGGCTCTAATCATAGCGTTCTCCATATCCTTATAATACTCCTCAATGGAGAAACTTCCTTGCTTCAGATTCTGCAATTTATCAAAAAGATCACGCCGATAGTGCTTCGGCACAAAACGAGTTCTCATTTTTCTCTTCATTTCTTCCCAAGTGGCAATAGGATTTTCTCCATCTTCTTCATGATCATGGAGAAGTTGCTCCCACCATATCAGAGCATATCCTTCAAACTCTAGAGATGCCATTGCCAACTTCTTCTCCTCTGCATAATTATGCTGGCGAAAGATCTTATCCACCTTCAACTTCCATGTGAAATAAGCTTCAGGATCAGACCCTCCATCAAATTTTGGCATGGTAAACTTCAGTTTTCCAAACCTCTCCTCATGGTTGCCTCCTCTATGATGTCGGTGACCAAAACAATATTGAGAATGattatcatcatcctcatcttcagatTCATCATTGGCATCATTTCTTTGACCTCGACCTCTTCCTCTACCATGAGCAGCACCTCAGTTCCTTCTTTCTTGTTCTCTTGCTCTTCTAGCGGCAGCTCTTCCATCACTATCTTCTCCATCTTCACCATGGTTGCTTGCACCATCATGAGGTTGGCGATGTCCTCTGATTTCAGCCATAAAGGCCTAAAGATCTTGTGTCAACCGATCTTGCTTATCTTCCAAGCTTTGCGTTAGTTCATTGAATTGTGCCATAGTAACACAATCTTCTATGTGAACTCCACCCATCTTCCTGTAAGGATAGCTAAATACGAACAATAGGTTTTTGTGGAATGGAAAATTTTGGTAGCTCTCTCAACCTCACCTCTCTTACCAACCGAAGCTCTTATGAATTCCCTATGGGGTATAGAAAAACAAAATGTGTGGTGGTAACCAAAAGTGATGGCGAGGCAAATACAAGACCAGAGTACCGATTATGATGGTTTTTATGTGGAGCTTGGTGGGGAGTGATACACAAGGAATGCAATCCAAATTCTAGTTGTCGTAAAGTTAAATAACAATATAAACTAGAAGTTCCCTGTCTAGTGCTGACCACAAAATATGAAAGAGGTTAATGGATCACACACACGTGGAAAGAAAATTTTAGAGTTGATGCAAATGAGAAGTATGATTGGGATGCAAGTGTTGCGATCAGACCCAACCAAAATTTTGCACCAAACATAAATAGCAAACTAGCAGCACAACTTGATTTGAAAACTTTCAGCACTTGTGCACATAAACCAACCGATCTTTCAACTTTTCTTTCTCAACTTTTCTCAATTTTTTGCActattctttcttcttctttttcacacactttttttatagaatttaacaCAGCAACCAGAGATAACACTTGCACACTTATGATAGAAACAAAAACACAACCAGTAGCTACAACTTGATAGGATCAAAGTTAACGCGAAGGATGATATAGGCTATAGATTTTTTTGTGGGAATTTTAGATATATAAAAGAAGCTCAAGGGACATGCAAAGGAGAATGATCAGCAACTAAAACAAAGACTCTAATGGACTAAAACTTAATAAAACTCACTAAAATAACAGATTGAAACAATGGGCTAAAGCAATATTTTTAGGCTTTTTGGTGGATAGGAAAAACAAAAATATATGTAGCTAAGGGAAAAAAATCCTACTGTGGTAACAAAAGCTTTGATACCAGATGATGCGCCACGGGGTCCCAATCTTCACGACCTAGGATGAACACCAGATAACTAGCTTCAAAGAAGCCAAGATAACTTGCTACATGtagcgataactagtgcaacttgacaaataaaactcgaagccaaccaccATCTTTAACTGGCAACCTGAATCGAGAATTtgcccaaccacactctcaaggAACCAACCAACATAGCCTACAATCAATCGAGGAAATCTCAAAGGGggtaggagcaccaattgggagcggGTGAAGCTGCCGTTGCTACAATCCCGCGAAGGAAATCACAATAacaaaggggtagagatcactctcaagGTTTGTTAGTACACAGCTGAACAAAGGGGGTACGATTATCAAAAGTCTGAGATTGCTATGGGGCAATGGGGTATTTAACTAGGAACAGCCCTCCTAGATATGTGTAAACACAAAACAAAAAAGATAAGATAGACTATGTGAAAGGGGTTTCCCGAAATGAATTCCTGGAGAGTTTCCGCGTGGCAATTGGTATTCTGCGCAGTCTTCAGTGTTTTGGCAATAACTCCATCTTGGAACTTCCAAATGATGAGccgttggatgcgttggaaatcTAACTTGACAAGCCTTGACACCATGTGCAGAATGCACCACTTAATAATGTCGAATGGTATAGTTTTGCATGGGAAGTTGATCATCATGCAAATTGTTGACCTGGTGACTAGTCTTCACTAATGCAGACATATCTCAACATTGGAAAGTTGAAATCAGTTGAGACCACTTGGGTTTGAAACTAGACTTGAAAAACTTTCCAACAAGTCTTGATGGGCCATCATAGCTTTTGAGAATAAAAAGTTATGACTAATTCTTCTTGATGATTCTGTCATACTGGCCTAGCCCGAGCGTGGCTCTTCTATGTAATCCTCTCTTGGTGTGTCCTTGTCATCCTCCTTGGTGAACCTAAGCAATAGCAAAGTGCATGAATTTCACATTAATATTAAAATGAATTTCACAAAGTAGCGCGTTCACCTCTTATTGTAGCTTCTTTGCTTGACTACGTGTAATCGGTCCATCAATGACTTGGGCTAGTGTCGATGTAGATGACACTTGAGTTGGTGTAGCTTGAATTGGAGGTTGTAACATGTTGCTCGATGGCATGGTCATATCAAGGACTGCCCAGCCATCTGCAGCTCGATGGCTTTCCACTGCTGGTAGCCGTGCGCTACCTTGAAGTCTACTGGCACGTTCTTCGGTTTGCATAAAAAAGATTAATGAGAAAGACGACATTGGTAACTTGTGACATTGGTACATTCTGCGTCTCGCGCGAGTGCTCACCAGATACTTCactttgaggtggtacttctttagGATTACTGCAAAACTCCTCGGCTCCGTGATGGGTAGGGAGAGCTGACTACCGCTGGACTCAAACTCGTGTGGGTACTGCTTGCGGCAGGTGGTAAGGTGGAAGACCTTGACGTTAATCTGTGACCGGCCATCATACCGCAATACAAGAGGGAACCGATCTTGGAGGTCAAGGGAGCAGGCGAAGTGCTTACATCCCTGGTGGAGGTACAAGTGACCGCCGtcggggaacacctccaccttccaccaAGCCAAGCCCTACTCATCGTCTAGACAAAGCTTGAGTTTTTGGCAACCTTCGATAGTCGGGCCATTGCAGCAGGCAGTTTCTATGTGCACAACGATCAACATAGCCAGATAGAGGGACAATttcattcccaaaggcaaacccTAGCAGATCGGATTCAGCACACATAAAATGGGCAATTACCCATGTTTCTGCATACAATCCAGGAAGAAGCATCATCATGCACTCTAGGTCACTCTGGCTCGGTCCTGCCATGTGTTCTTGTAGCCCTATCGTGCTAACTAGGGAACTTGATAGTCTTGAGAAATCCTTGCTAGTATCTCTTTGTTCTCGTTCTCCTCTCGTGGGGGGCTTTCTTTTTCTATGGTTCTGGTGTTGTCACAAATGCAAGGAGTGCACAAAGTGTTGgggcatcagtggaggagctaaTCATCAACGTAAGTGGAGGAGACGTGCTCTGTTTTCATCAGTGTATGCTTGGGAACGTCAATACTCCGACATCTCTAGTCGAACACACCTTCTGCGGTATGACTGGTTGAGGTTCCTGGGGGAGTGCGACAACCCACAAGgggtgaaaagacctatcaccaccacactaggctttcaagtctcaatcATGTCATGGTTGTCAATTCACTCTCGTGTAGCTTTTAATCCCGCCTTCACTTTCACTTTGCTCTCGGCAACCACataaggtttctttgagaggagcaagtctcGGCAACCATAAAGCCCTGTCGCCATATAGTTGAACACGTCAGATAGTATTCGTGTTATACGCATTTGTTCAAACATTTTTGTTCACAAAGAAACATTTACCATTATCTCATTGAACACGTGatagtccgagcattgtaaatctgactggGCCAAACACATCTCACTCTTGCCAACCACACAATGGTTGTTTTGTGCCTgggtttggtgaaccaaacatgtatcagtagtggtagtagtaagcctggtgcggttgtgataggtcttttcactcctatccaagtagtcacaacagtcgaggggcagatagaagagtgaagaggagttgctttggTAAGCAATTTGTCTTTTGAAGAGACATGCAGCGGCTAGCTAGAGATGAGTACACTTACTATCTGACGAGGGATCCAATGGACAGTGGGGGACTTTCTGGCAAGTGCAGTAAAAATGCAACATCTATGCCTCCTCTATTGTTCAATAGATCGAGCAgagacttgtttagatgaactttTCGCTGCATGgctattacaagttcaacaatttttatctgacacatgcaaataagatgagttgggttcacgaCGGATCAGAGCCACCCTCGGCAACCacgcaaggtttctttgagaggagcaagctTGGCCCAATACAGAATAAatgagccataggtgttgaaaattCTACTTCACATGCAAGAAAGTCCTGCTGCCTTATATTTGAACGCGTCGGATAGTATATGTGTCGTACGTATTTGTGCAAATGTACTCCCGACCCCATGTCATAGAttatgaaaaacattatttcttttaggaattattaaattaaaagccaaggaGTACACGGTCACATGACCATGACCCTactactagtaataataatattggATGAAATGACGAGTGAGTGTAGTCGATCACAAACAATGAAATTTTACTACGCACTCCAGAATGTCTGCCAGCTATACAATTGATGTCGTCGTGCCGAGACTCATGCTGTCTCATCAGTGTAAATGGAGGAGACGTGCTCTGTTTTTTTCTACCATCGGTGTAGATACGGTTGCGATTACCGAGGGAGCGTGACGGCACCCACCTCCAAAAAAGATAAATCTTGatggagtatcttgccttagaagccttaGCATCCCTGTGTATAAATAAATCTCTATGGAGTACCTTGCCTTAGAAGCCCTAGCTTCCTtgtgtatacataaagcctaGCCTCACCCTAATTCATATTGTTTACCATTCTACCTTCCAATGACGTCGGTTGCCATGAAGGCTGTCAGGGGCCCAGCTACAGTCCCTGTTTCCTCAAGTGGTTTGGCGGAGGTAGGGCCGATGGCACAACCTGAATTGGTGTTGGTAGAGGCAGCAATGTCCAGTCCCCATAGATGGGTGTTCCCATCGCCGAGACTCACGCCATCTCCTAGGTTGCTACTCTCCATATCGTCCTCGATGACGATGCTAACACCATTGGCATCGGTGGTTCGCTCACCACCATCGGCCTAGGTGTGGTCCCGCTCGCCATTGCCGGATCCGCTCCCCGCATGGGCAGGTCACATGCAGCATC belongs to Miscanthus floridulus cultivar M001 chromosome 4, ASM1932011v1, whole genome shotgun sequence and includes:
- the LOC136548362 gene encoding uncharacterized protein; the encoded protein is MVKMEKIVMEELPLEEQENKKEGTEVLLMVEEEVEVKEMMPMMNLKMRMMIIILNIVLVTDIIEEATMRRGSDPEAYFTWKLKVDKIFRQHNYAEEKKLAMASLEFEGYALIWWEQLLHDHEEDGENPIATWEEMKRKMRTRFVPKHYRRDLFDKLQNLKQGSFSIEEYYKDMENAMIRANVYEDEEQTIACFMVGLHRNIQRIAEFLPYRPLIDLWEDAATPSMSSKPAASTSTSVGSTSKSSGIQCFKCGGRGHVIKECPNNRVIIVNDNGEYDSASEEEVEEEYVEEAHEDEEHTRCEFAHGAALVVAQILSVQMKEDEIGQRHNLFQTRAKVQDKVVKAIIDGGSCHNLASREMVDKLGLKLQRHPHPYHVHWLNDSGDIKIGYKVKVPFKIGEYVDTIECDVAPMSMCHLLLGRP